The Paramormyrops kingsleyae isolate MSU_618 chromosome 20, PKINGS_0.4, whole genome shotgun sequence genome contains the following window.
tctttatttataaCTTGAAGTCTTCAGGCTTGACACGAACTTAAGAATTACACCTCCGTTTTTAGTGTCATTAACAGTTCAGAAGTCTGAAAATTAGGCTAAAATACCATAAAAGATGAACGATGACGCATATTGTTTAATAGACTTTTATGGCTAACATATGCTGGGGGAGGGgcgaataaaaataaatatgcttCCTGTGTTGGAACTTCTCCGATTTAACCCAAAGTTGACTAAAGGGGCGTTTCGTATAGAGGTTACGTCGCTCTCTTACAGGACATGATCACTTTATATTAGACACTCGTTTTGGGACAAGGTCTGATCTGTTTTAAACTTGATATTCAAATGAGGCAGATGCGaggcatatatacatatatcgTTTGTCATGTTTGGGGTGTAATTTTTAAGTTGCTCATAAGCTGCGTCTTATTCGCATTCATCCCGTAAGTCAGAAGGGAGGAAACAAAAGCGGAGAATGGGAGTGAGAGGAGGGCGTGTCGGGGAGCTTCCCCGTCCTCGGAGGCGCCTCCTGCCGCCTTGGCTCCTCCCCAGACACCGACCTTCATAAACATTCACCGCCAAGTGTGATAGCAGAGAGGCGGACGGCGAGTCCGGTGGTGCTGCGGCTTTTAATCTCCCGGCTGGATCCATTTCAGGGCCGCACGCCTTTCCTTCCTCTGCCGCTGGAAAGGAGTTTGGTGCAAAGCAGGATTTTCCTTATTTCCGTAAAAACTACGGCAAAGACAAACGGCGGAAAATGTCTGCGACGATCCTGCCCATGTTACGCGACATTGACTTTCTGCTTACGGTGAGTAGTGCCTTGGAAATGCGGGGACGGCAGATGGAGCGTAAGTTTTCTGCGGgactttaaaaagaaaacaaagtgaCCCCCAGAGTAAGACTCCATCCAGTGAGGGGGCGAGGTTGACATTTTCCCCAAAGACGCCAATGAGTTAGTGATCCATGCTTAAAGTTTGGGGGCGGTGTAAAGATGGGGGGGAGCTAAAATCACGGCTTAATTTGTTTGTCTTGTTTCTTTTAGCAAGAAAAACGACTGAATGTGGCCAAGATGCCTCTGGGTCTGGCTGACAGGAAGGCGGTGGGGGTTCCGCTCAGCGGCTCCAGCTGCACCAACCGCTGCTACTCCCGCAGCCAGTCGAGCAGCGGCAGCTTCGCCGGTTGTCCGGGCTTCTCGTTCGCCGAGGAGCCGCTGGCCGTCATGAACAAGGAGAACGCCTTCCTCCTGCAGGAGGTGCTGCAGCAGCGGGCCGGCGCGCAGGCCAACTCGGCCCGGTACAAGACGGAGCTGTGCCGGCCCTTCGAAGAGAACGGCGTGTGCAAGTACGGCGACAAGTGCCAGTTCGCTCACGGCTACGGCGAGCTGCGCAACCTGTCCCGGCACCCCAAGTACAAGACGGAGCCGTGCCGCACCTTCCACACCATTGGCTACTGCCCTTACGGACCGCGCTGCCACTTCATCCACAACGCTGACGAGCGCCGGCTGCCCTCCCAGGGGGAGACTGCGGCGCCCCGGGAGCGCTGTGCTTTCGGTCCCGGGGAAGCGGGCGAGCGGGACCGGCCGGCTCTGTACCACAGCGTCAGCTTCGCCGGCTTCTCCGGCCGTGGGAGCCCGGTGTCCCGCATGCCGCCGCCGCCCTCTTCCTGCCCCTTCAGCCTGTACGAGGACGGGCTGCCCCCCGGCCTCTCCTTCCCCGGACGGTCCCTCGAAGCGCTGCTCGCCCCCCTGCGTTCCGGCTACAACGATCCGTCCTCCGACTGTTTCTTCGGCACCCAGCTGAGCCCCCCGTCTCCCCCATACCCGAGCCGGCGCCGCAGGTCCCCGTCGCCGGTCTTCGAGCGCGCACACAGCCCTTCCGACTCCATCTCCGACCGGGACAGCTACACCAGCGGCTCCGACTCCCCGAGCCCGGAGGCGGGGAAACGCCTGCCCATCTTCAGCCGCCTGTCCATCTCCGACGACTGAGAAGCAGCCGGAGGGGGTCCGATCGACACGTGCATTATTATAGGACTTTATAATGTGACGTTGCGTTATTTAATGTCACCTTGGAGGCATTCCCTGTGCGTAAAATCACGGTTTTCCACACCTGCTGCGCCGCACCTTGATGAAAAACTGAAACTAAAGACTGTGGTCCTTTGAGAGCCCGAAGCGGCGCTCGCCTTCCGGGGCCGCGAGGTCGCTCTGTGCCAAAGCCGGCGGTGTGCAGTGATGCGGGCCGCCGTTCGCCGGCTGCCGGCGCGCACCGCCGTGTACGCCATAAGCACTCTGCTTCGGGAGTTGCTGCAGATCTTTTTTAGCTGTTTGTAACATAGCATCCAGCAACTTGCTATGAATTATTTAACTTATTTATTATCTTGAACAGTATAGGCTACGTTATTTTTTGCTATATTTATCGATGGATGAAGCCAAAGATCATTAAATTATGGCCTTTCTTGTGCATAAAGTGGAGCGTCGTTACAGTAATATATTCTGCTTTACTTTTGATGTGGTTAAAGagataatttaatatttatttcgtttttgtttacatttctatattttttttttttgtgtgtttaggTCTCATTGTAGCAATATTAAGAATATATTAAGAATTCTTAATACGTGTCCGCAAGTCGTCCAAAAGTGATATGTTGAGGatttatatctttttttttttttttaatcgttaaagtGATAATCCAGGACGGATCCCTGTGACAGCAGTATTTCACGCAGGATCGCACTGTGACGCCGCCAGCGAATGTAGCAGCCCGGCTCGTGCCTTAAGACTAACCGAAGTCTGTCTGTTTCATACACGCGCCTTTCCCCTCCCCTGAATGTAACGTTGGGTTTGTATTGAATACACGATATTTTGACGCCTTTCGGCCTTTTTGTAACTTTcctaaatgcttttttttatcACTTGCCACAAGTGTACTGGATAAGATTGGATTTAATGCTTAAGTGTACGTATGattattatcttttttttttggaatgtatcttgggggggcggggggttgaTGGTTTATTATGCAGGGAGACTTCACTACAAATTGACCAAAagacatttttttccctctgtttCTCCCAATAAAAACTTTGTCCACATGCTCCTGTGTTTCCCGTGAGGCattcagtgggactgccgggtTTGTTCCTGATTACCTTCTTCTCCTGAGCTCTCATTTTCTCAGCTTTCTGACCCTGTCTTCCTTTTGTCTGATTCCATCCTCTCTAACGACCCTCTTATCAGCTGCTTCCTTTCCCCTGTCGGCTAGTTATGACGATTAAAGCTGCTTGTTACCCCCTGCATGTTGGGATCGGCTGCCTGCTGTAACTCTGGTGCAGCGGTCACTCTGAGTGGAAGTTGACCTTTGCAACTGTGTCCTCCAGATCTTCATCTCCCACCTATTCCATAAGCTCTCCATTGTCACTTTAGCAGCTCTGTAGTTAACCTGCCCAGAAGTTTCCATCTGCTGTGGAATCTGTTCTCCACTGTTCTCCACCCTTCTGCTGTTGTATTCCCATAGAGCCGCGTTGGCCCACCTTGCTGTTGCCAGAGAGAATGGCTGCCCCCCTCATGTCAGTGTGTATGTCTGACGTATTTAAGCACAGCATTTGCTCAGGACATCAAAACATCCATAAGAGTTATTTTACCCAAAGAGAAACACATGTTCTGTAGCTAAAAACACAGCAGCAGACAAAAGAGGATTTGAACCCCACGGAAAAAGTGCATGAGGCCAGGAAGTACTCcccccttcctcttcctcctacACTTCCCTCCTGTCCACCCTAATCAGAGAGTTGCACTTTTAGCTAATGCCCGGCCATATAcccatatgcacacacacactgctcgTTCCCCTTGTGAAAAGTCCCATGGTGTACCACGGTATGCACCACGGGCATCTGGATCACTCTGGGCACAGATACGGTAACTTTTCTTCATACCCTGGAACTTCCTCAGTTGAGCTGAAGAAGACGCCGGTCAAACTGGGACCCTGACAGTAGCCCCGCCCCATGACCAGAGTGCTGCCATCCCATTGGTCCTGCAAACAAGGCAGTGGTCAAGTTTCTAGAGAAGGAAACGGCTTTGCAGGAAGTGCCACATGTCAGCCTGACACTTCTGTACGTGGGAGCTGCCTGGGCTGCGCAGAAATGAGGATCTGCTGGCGTTTACCTCAGAATTGCTAAATACGGTTTCATAGCCCGTCTGGTGTTTGCGCAAGATGGATGATTCCAGCCTTGACCCTGGAGTGTGGTGGGTGGGGTCCAGCTACTGGGGGACGACTGGCACGGAGAAAATGATCTGAATCCCTGAAGATCACAGACCTCCTGAGCCTAGACCCATCTTTAATAATAACCGGAATGTTCCGGTAATTACCAGATGCTTAAcactgaagtgttttttttatggaCTGCTTATCACTCAGAGTGAGCCGGCAAAGGAACAAACAGCAGGCAAACTTTATAAGGTTTTATTGACTCTGATATCAGGGCTGGCGCCCCTCCCAtcgggatccccccccccccgtttacATGCAGTTTATGTCCAGTGCGCTGCTGTACATGTGCTTCAGCTGGATGTTAGTTAGAGAACAAGCTGTACTGCTGGCCGGGAAACCTGCAGCCCTGCATGCCAGGAAGATCAGATGTGATGCTTTTAACACCTTTCACTCCGCACACCCCCGGcctgggggttcgaatcccacagTTTGGCTAACAGCCTCCCTAAAGTCTCCTTAGTGGTAAATTGTGTGTTGGGTGAATCCCTGCAAAGAGTCCTGTCTGGGGTACACCCCCCCaccgtgaccctgaccagggaAAGCTGttacaaaatggatggatggatggatggatgggtgggtctGTGTTTTACAGTGACAGTACATAATGTGAGGCCAGAGGTCTTACGCAGAGTGAAATCACAGCCTGTCGCTTACTGGAGGTATGCTGTGAAATTGGAGCTCCTGTGGACTGTTCCATGACGTAGCTGACGGGGGCACCCAAGGGCGGCGCCCTGATCTGTCAGCAGTGACACGCTGCTTCCCGCTCCCCCCCACGCCCCCTACCTCATGCTCAGGCCCGTGACTCAGCTGAGGGGCGTGACACTCGGCTGACAGGTAAACACTGCATGTGAGCATGTGCCAGAACCTGTGTCACCTGggagaccccccctcccccccgttctCCATAACCCTGCTGTCACGCCTCCTCCttatctctctctcactctctccaccCATATTTCTCCCATAATTCCCCACCTTTCCCTCCTCCTGAATGACTTAACTTTGACGCAACACGATCACCTTGGCAGCTAAACCTAAACCTCTTTAAGTCATTCATTAATTGACAAGTTCGGACAAACCCCCTAAATCCGCGGCCCTCAGGCTCACTGCAGGCTGCACCTTCATGTATTAGTTTGCatgttgttgtgttttgtgCGCCATAACATTTAGCTGCTGTTGTTTCCGTCTCTTTACTGGCTACTGATTACCTAACAGGCCGCTTCCCCCAAGCATGACGACTGCACACGTCAGCACGCTGCCCGCAGCATCAGAACCGCCCCACTCATTTACCTTATATGACCAGGATCCAGTTTCCACATTACTTAACTGGAAATGGACCCTAGTCGGAACTTTCCAGAAGTCACCTGCCCGGCTTTGCTGTCTTCTTTGTTAGTAGGGTGACATCGGAGCATCTATGGTGCAGAGCAGTCACTGCCCCTCCAGCGTACCCCACCGCCCCTCCAGTGTACCCCACCGCCCCTCCAGTGTACTCCGCCAAGCCTCCGCACCCCCACTTCTcgcccccccgcccctttcACACTCTCTCTGCTCCACCTCAGTGTCTTGTTTCTAGAGGGCCTTTGGGTGTCTGAGCATGTGTCTTTGCacgtctgtgtgtttgtgtgaataTGCATGGTTTGGGGCCCTCGTCCCACCACAGCGGGTCACACAATCTGTGACAGCTTGGCAAAGAGTGAGCATGTGTAAATAAACCAAGAAAAATGCCAggaatcacagacacacagacagaaagagagagacacacacagatacacatacatacaacacacacagactgacataccaacacagacagacacacagacagacagacacataccaacacacagacacgtaaaccagcaatttttaaaatatattgttgTGCGATTCTGGGCAGAGTGTGGAGTTTG
Protein-coding sequences here:
- the LOC111848344 gene encoding mRNA decay activator protein ZFP36L2-like, with the translated sequence MSATILPMLRDIDFLLTQEKRLNVAKMPLGLADRKAVGVPLSGSSCTNRCYSRSQSSSGSFAGCPGFSFAEEPLAVMNKENAFLLQEVLQQRAGAQANSARYKTELCRPFEENGVCKYGDKCQFAHGYGELRNLSRHPKYKTEPCRTFHTIGYCPYGPRCHFIHNADERRLPSQGETAAPRERCAFGPGEAGERDRPALYHSVSFAGFSGRGSPVSRMPPPPSSCPFSLYEDGLPPGLSFPGRSLEALLAPLRSGYNDPSSDCFFGTQLSPPSPPYPSRRRRSPSPVFERAHSPSDSISDRDSYTSGSDSPSPEAGKRLPIFSRLSISDD